The Nonlabens spongiae genome contains a region encoding:
- a CDS encoding ABC transporter permease has product MFGLLGQNISIAQQSIKGQLLRTILTVVIIAIGITALVGILSAVNALSSTLDSGFSGIGTNTFNIQQYELSFRRQGGRERTKVNPIINYRQVKEFQEKYDPAFGQVGVSFQATSTAEVKSEDSKTKPKVIVAGVNENYTENAGIELAEGRTFSPFDIKNNTRVCLIGSDMEDALFQGLNPLGQTLSIRGNKFTVIGLLKEKGSTFGNNIDLRVMIPIDVARSIYTAPNINYEVSVKVADPNFMESAKDAAIVLMRNIRGLSPVESNNFGVVQSDDLLASVNEVSAALNVAAVIISGITIFGSSIALMNIMLVSVTERTREIGVRKALGAKRSTVSWQFFIETLLISQYGSIVGILLGMLIGFAVSAGFEIPFVIPWGAIIWATIISILIAIFSGVLPAIKASRLDPIEALRYE; this is encoded by the coding sequence ATGTTTGGATTATTAGGTCAGAATATCAGTATCGCCCAGCAGAGTATCAAGGGCCAATTGTTACGCACCATTTTAACCGTGGTGATCATCGCCATAGGAATTACCGCACTAGTAGGAATTTTGAGCGCTGTTAACGCCTTGAGCAGCACGCTGGACAGCGGTTTTTCTGGCATAGGAACCAATACTTTTAATATCCAGCAGTACGAGTTAAGCTTCCGCCGGCAAGGGGGTCGCGAGCGCACAAAGGTAAATCCCATTATTAATTACCGCCAGGTAAAAGAATTTCAAGAGAAATACGATCCTGCTTTTGGTCAGGTAGGCGTTTCTTTTCAAGCCACCAGCACCGCCGAGGTAAAAAGCGAAGACAGTAAGACCAAACCCAAAGTTATCGTTGCTGGAGTGAACGAGAACTACACAGAAAACGCCGGTATCGAGCTGGCAGAGGGCCGCACCTTCTCCCCTTTTGACATCAAGAACAACACGCGGGTTTGCCTGATCGGTAGTGATATGGAAGATGCGCTGTTCCAAGGGTTGAATCCGCTGGGGCAAACTTTGAGCATACGTGGTAATAAATTTACCGTGATCGGTTTGCTGAAGGAAAAAGGATCCACCTTTGGGAACAACATCGATTTGCGAGTCATGATCCCGATTGATGTAGCGCGCAGCATCTACACCGCTCCCAACATCAATTACGAAGTCAGCGTAAAAGTCGCCGATCCAAATTTTATGGAATCTGCAAAAGATGCGGCGATTGTTCTTATGCGCAACATCAGAGGATTGAGCCCGGTGGAATCCAATAATTTTGGCGTGGTGCAAAGCGACGATTTGCTCGCATCAGTCAATGAAGTGAGTGCGGCACTCAATGTCGCCGCCGTGATCATTTCAGGAATCACGATTTTTGGATCCTCCATCGCACTTATGAATATCATGCTGGTATCAGTTACCGAGCGCACGCGTGAGATAGGCGTTAGAAAAGCATTGGGCGCCAAGCGCAGCACCGTTTCTTGGCAGTTTTTTATTGAGACTTTATTGATCAGTCAGTATGGAAGTATTGTGGGGATTCTGCTGGGAATGCTGATTGGTTTTGCGGTCTCGGCAGGTTTTGAGATCCCGTTTGTGATCCCTTGGGGCGCGATCATTTGGGCAACGATCATTTCTATTTTGATCGCGATTTTCTCTGGCGTACTACCAGCCATCAAAGCTTCTAGGCTGGACCCTATCGAGGCTTTGAGGTATGAGTAG
- a CDS encoding addiction module antidote protein has product MATTKFDIADYLDSEEMIAEYLNTVLEDGDSSDLVVAIGHVAKAIGMTKIAEKTGMSRPSLYKALSDGAKPQFETIMKVLKAVGGQINVRPISA; this is encoded by the coding sequence ATGGCAACTACAAAATTTGACATTGCGGACTATTTAGATAGTGAAGAAATGATTGCTGAATATCTCAATACCGTTCTTGAAGATGGAGACAGTTCTGATCTTGTTGTGGCAATCGGTCATGTTGCAAAGGCAATTGGAATGACTAAAATTGCCGAGAAAACGGGAATGAGTCGACCTAGCCTTTACAAAGCGTTATCTGACGGTGCAAAACCACAGTTTGAAACGATAATGAAAGTGCTTAAAGCTGTCGGCGGACAGATAAACGTACGGCCTATATCAGCCTAG
- a CDS encoding type II toxin-antitoxin system RelE/ParE family toxin has translation MTSGLESSKTCERKLKSFRLQKLETDGHFGDCKPVGDGISEMRINYAKGYRVYFKEKGKQIVILLVGGEKSTQQKDITKAKEIWNKIKDK, from the coding sequence TTGACAAGTGGTTTAGAAAGCTCAAAGACGTGCGAGCGAAAGCTAAAATCTTTCAGACTTCAGAAACTCGAAACGGATGGCCATTTTGGAGATTGTAAACCTGTCGGTGACGGAATAAGTGAGATGCGAATAAACTATGCAAAAGGTTACAGAGTGTATTTCAAAGAAAAAGGGAAACAAATTGTAATTCTTTTGGTTGGTGGGGAAAAATCGACTCAACAAAAAGACATCACAAAAGCAAAAGAAATCTGGAACAAAATAAAAGACAAGTAA
- a CDS encoding YihY/virulence factor BrkB family protein, translating to MMQSKSIEKEKFRWWHLPKLLWNSAVEWNKDDVWQLSASVAYYAILSLPGLLVIVINIIGQVYDREIATGRLTTQLSDMIGYDSADELTKLLQNARTDDEGWITNLIGIATLIFAATGVFYQLQMALNKIWKLKINPKTPWWKILTDRAKSFGFILVIGFLSIISFVASTVIGILQDWITENFADYLGSVAMAVNFLLSLSIISFLFGLMFRFLPDARVDKKHIWPGALLTGILFEVGKLLMGIYFSHSSPGSAYGAAGIVVLILLWVSYSCLILFFGAEFIKIYTDRYGKGIIPNSKALKFREEYVVVDKGVEVTDEDLDEIDRSDDTKLVRDRHDH from the coding sequence ATGATGCAGAGCAAGTCTATTGAAAAGGAGAAATTCCGCTGGTGGCACCTTCCCAAATTGTTATGGAACAGTGCCGTGGAGTGGAACAAAGACGACGTCTGGCAACTCAGCGCCAGTGTAGCCTATTATGCGATTCTCTCTTTGCCAGGACTGCTGGTCATCGTGATCAATATTATAGGGCAGGTTTACGATCGGGAGATTGCTACCGGTAGGCTCACCACGCAATTGTCTGATATGATAGGCTACGACAGCGCAGACGAGCTGACCAAACTGCTTCAAAACGCTCGTACCGACGATGAAGGCTGGATCACTAATCTTATAGGAATCGCCACGCTTATTTTTGCCGCTACCGGAGTGTTTTACCAGCTACAAATGGCGCTCAATAAGATCTGGAAGCTCAAGATCAATCCCAAAACACCCTGGTGGAAAATCCTGACCGACCGTGCAAAAAGTTTCGGTTTTATACTCGTGATCGGGTTTTTGAGTATCATCAGTTTTGTTGCCAGTACGGTGATAGGTATCTTGCAGGACTGGATCACAGAAAATTTTGCTGATTATCTAGGCAGCGTGGCAATGGCGGTGAACTTCTTGTTATCGCTCTCGATCATCTCGTTTCTGTTTGGACTTATGTTCCGTTTCTTGCCAGATGCGCGCGTGGACAAGAAACACATCTGGCCGGGTGCGTTGCTGACCGGGATTTTGTTTGAAGTCGGGAAGTTGCTCATGGGTATCTATTTTTCCCATTCTTCTCCCGGGAGTGCTTATGGTGCCGCGGGCATCGTGGTGCTGATCTTGCTGTGGGTTTCCTACTCGTGCTTGATTCTGTTTTTTGGCGCAGAGTTCATCAAAATTTATACAGATCGCTATGGAAAGGGCATTATCCCCAACTCTAAGGCGCTCAAATTCAGAGAAGAATATGTGGTTGTGGACAAAGGAGTAG